GTTGTGCACCAAGGTGAATGGAGTTGAGCCCTTGGGTGCTACATGCTGCTGCTTTAAATTCTGGACTATGACCTGCGATAAAAGTGTCCGATATGCTTATGGTTGGTTGGATTGTTGGTACAACATAGCTTACATTTCCAACATCACTAGAGCCAAATGTAGAACCATCTCGTTCAATAACATCAAAACCATATTCTTGAAGATGCTTAAGGTAGAGTTTGTCAAAGGAGGGAGTAATAACGGTATCATCGACAGCGTTTTGGAATAATCCAAATTCATAGTGGCATCCTGTGGATAATGCAGCGCCCTTTACAATATTTTCAAATCGATTGTAGACATCTGAGAGGGTAGCACGGGTATTTGCTCTTAAGTAGAAACGTCCCTTCGCAAATTCGGGTACGATATTTGGTGCTACACCGCCATCGGTAATAATTCCATGAATCATGACATCTTGAGGAAGATGTTGTCGTAAGGCATTACTTGCATTAAATACTTGGATGAGTGCTTCAAGTGCATTGATTCCTAATTCAGGTGCAGCCGCTGCATGACTGGGTTTTCCGAAGAAGGATACATCGACAGGGTCGTTTGCCAGGGTTTCCACAGTGAGACTGTGTAAGTAACCGGGGTGGACACATAACGCTGCATCCACATCATCAAAATAATGGTCTCGGACAAAGCTCGCTTTGGCACTTCCGTTTGTTCCACCTTCTTCTCCAGGTGTCCCATAAATACGGATTTCACCACCGATATCATCGATTATCGACTTGAGTGCAGTCGCGGCGAGTATGGATGTAATACCAAAGAGATTATGACCACAGGCATGCCCGATGCCGGGAAGGGCATCATATTCCGCAAGAAATACAATTACAGGACCCGTTTTTTTTGTCGTATAGCGAGCATCAAAGCCTGTCGAATGACCTGCCACACCAACAGTGACCGAAAACCCCTCTTCAGTACAAAGAGAACTTAAAAGACTGCAGGCATAGACCTCTTCATTACATATCTCTGGATGTGCATGAAGATCAAGCGCGAGTTCTTTATAATGATCAATACGCTTCAAGACAGCTGATTCAATACTATTTTTCATAAACTTTCCTCCTGACAAATAAAAAACGCCCATCCCAAAGGATGAGCGTGCTCATGTTACCACCTTAATTTATTAATACCTCACGGATATTAACCTCTTCAAGTTCTATCAAACTCTATCGCTTTAACGGGCGCTCCCGGCGTAGCCTAAATCTTCCGAATTCAACTACACAGCTCCAAGGCCATTTTCAGTATGTGTCCATCCATCTGCTCTCACCAACACAGACTCTCTGTAAAACTTTTCACGAACTTACTTTCCTTTTCATTGCTTTTCATCATTATCTTCCAAAATGTAATATTTGTCAACCAATTCATTTAACATTTCACATTGCGTGACATATGATATACATAAGGAGTGTGATTTAATGAACCGATTAGATAAGCAAAAAATATATTTTAATTCACAGATTACAAAACCAATAGCATTCAGAAAAGAAGCATTAGATAAACTCGAAAAAGGGCTGAAAGCTTATGAAACAAAGATCTACGCAGCGTTTAAACAAGACCTGTCTAAACCTGAAATGGAGGTATACACAACAGAAATTGCAGTTGTATATCGATCGATTCGTGATGCGAAAAAAAATCTTAGTCAATGGATGAAACAACAAAAAGTCAAAACACCTTTTGTTCTCGCAGGAAGAAAGAGCTTTAAACTTTATGAACCTTTGGGAAATACATTGATCATCGGTCCTTTTAATTATCCTTTACAACTTGTCCTTGTTCCACTTGTAGGGGCTATCGCAGCAGGTAATACGGCTGTTATCAAGACATCAGAGCTAACACCTGCTATCTCAAGTGTTATTCATGAATTGATTTCTGATTTTTTCATCGAAGATTACATTGTGGTCGTAGAGGGGGATGTATCCGTAAATCAAGAACTTCTCAAACAACCTTTTGATTTCATTTTCTTCACCGGAAGCACACAAGTAGGGAAAATTGTTATGAAATATGCCGCAGAAAATCTAACACCAGTGGTTCTTGAACTCGGTGGAAAAAGTCCATGTGTAGTAACCGAAAATGCAAATATTTCACTAAGTGCAAAACGTATTGCTTGGGGGAAATTTCTTAATAATGGGCAGACCTGTGTGGCACCAGACTATGTTTTAGTTTCACGAAAGCATGAAGAGGCATTGACTCAAGCACTTATCAAGGAAATAAGAGCCATGTATGGCGATGATATCAAAAACAATGAAGACTATGGCCGTATCGTGAATATAAAGCACGCAGACCGCCTCAAACAGATCCTGGAGGCACATAAAGATGATATTGTCTTTGGAGGCAGGAGTAATGGAACATATATCGAACCGACGTTACTCTCTTTAGAGTGTGATAAGGGTAAGGTTATGGAATCTGAAATATTTGGACCGATCTTACCGATAATTGCATTTGATACATTGGAAGAGGCCTATACAATAATTGAAAATAATCCAAAACCTCTATCCTTATATATGTTCACAGAGTCCTATGAAGAACAAGAAGCAATTCTTAATCGTATTCAATTTGGTGGCGGATGCATTAATGATACAATATTGCATCTTGTAAATGACGCACTTCCTTTTGGTGGGATTGGAAATTCTGGAATTGGAACATATCATGGTTTTTCAAGTTTTGAAGTCTTTTCAAATTGTAAATCAATGATGAAATCAAATTCATTTCCGCTATCGATAATGTACCCACCTTATCATCAGACCAAATTTAAGTTCATCAAAAAAATATTTAAATAATATTTGAACAAAAAATTTATAGGGTATTTATTTCTATTTAATAATAAAAAAAAGTTATGGCTGAAAAATGGATTTCATTATAATAATAAAGAAGAAAACCCAAAATGATCCTGTGTATTTTCGATTGAAAAAAAGCAAGATTCTTATATGAAAAGAACCACTCTATATATAAGGATAGAAAAATCGTAAATTCAGCGATTATTTAGACATAAAAATATGAGTTCAAAAAAAATGGAAACTAGAAATTTTAAAATTAATTTGAAAGACTTATGATATAATACAAACGATATTAAGAGAGGTAATAATATGAAAACAAAAGATTTAGCCTTAGAGGCATTAATTGCGGCAGTATATATTGCAGTTACGGTTCTTCTAAAACCTATTTCATATAGCTTTATGCAAGTTCGTATTTCAGAAGTTATGTTGATTCTTGTTTTATTTAACCGCAAACACGCATATGGATTAATTATTGGATGTCTATTAGCGAATTTTGTAAGTGATGCAGGGATTCTTGATGTAATTTTTGGAACTTTAGCAACAGCAATTACATGCTTACTAATGAGTATTACAAAAGATGATCATTTAGCGCTTGTGTGGCCAGCACTTGTGAATGGAATCATCGTGGGAGCAATGTTAGGTTATGTTCTCAATGTTCCTTACTTACCAGCTATGGGATGGGTATTTTTAGGTGAATTTATCGCAACATTTGTACCAGGTATTTTCTTGATTAAGCCATTGAAGAAAAATACCAAGATGCAAGAAATATTCGGATAATCACATAATTTCCCACAATTGAATTGATATCGCAAAAACTCACTTAGATAGTGAGTTTTTTAATTTCACAACGTCTTCACAAACAAGCGAAAGGCAAAATTATTTGCCAAACAAATATTCTTATGCTATTCTTCACAGGTCTTTTTTGAAAGGAGACATTTTAATGAAGAAATACTTAGTGATTATCTACATGGTGGTCATGGTAACAATCATTAGTGGATGTGCCGTGAATGCGGACGCCAATGTGGATATTACCTATCCAGTACTTAATGACATCGCTGAAAATAGCGATGAACCCTATAGGTTTAAAATTAGCGAAAAAATTGAAGATTTAGAAGAGCCTGGTGTTGAAGAACGCGAAGCTTCTGAGGTTGTCTCGGGTGGAGCCAGTTGGATCTATGCCAAGACACAAGATGGTGTACGTGGTACAAAAACAACAAAATACAAAGAAACATATAACATAAAAGACGAATTGTTATCACGTGTAGAAATTCCTGAAGCAGCTGTTATCGAGCCAACAACGCCCACTCTTTACGAAGGTGGACAAAAAGCTCAAGCAGGTGCTTATTACGAAGCAAGCCGTATTACGCGATACGGAGTTGATTGTGACGGCTGTAATATGAACAGTGCGGGTGAAGGTGGTACTGCTGCCGGAGTTCGTGTAAGTACTACAGCAGTTCAACAAGGAGACGGTTCTTGGTTGCCAGGAATTACATATAACGGATATTACATCATTGCAACATCAAGCTCGATTCCAATGTGCTCGATTGTTGAGATATCAAACCACACAGTAAGTGGTAAAGGAATTGAGTACAATGTACCGTTCCGCGCAATTGTATTAGACCGTGGTGGTGCCATTCAAGGGTCAAAAATTGACTTATTTGTTGGTACGGAAACCAATATGGGTGTAACCCAAGGTTCAGTGCAAAATGCTCATGTTGAAATTATAAGCGTGGGTAACGGCTGTTAAAGCTGATGGTAGGGTCTTAAGTAGCCAAAGGTCCTATCAACAAAGACCGAGTATACTCGGTTTTTTTTGTTTTTAAAACATGATATAATTGACACATGAACAAACTAAAGATACAAGAAGTAATTGTCGTAGAAGGAAAGCATGATAAGGAGAAAATCCTCAAATGTGTTGATGCCGATGTTATTATGTCCAGTGGCACCCACATGTCTGCAGAATTCTTAACATTATGTAAAAGAATGAATGAAGATCGTGGCATTATTGTTTTTACCGATCCTGATGGACCTGGTGAAATGATTCGACGTCGTATTATTGAGACGGTTGGATCGTGCAAACATGCATCGCTTCATGTCTTACAAACAAAAAAGAAACAAAAAGTAGGTATTGAACATGCGGACTGTGATGATATTGTCGAGGTTCTAAGTACCTGCTCTACTTTTGCTTTAAACAATGAATCCTTAACGCTTCATGAATTCCAATCTTTGGGACTCAGTGGCGCAAGTGATAGTGCATTGCGTCGTGATTTGTTATCGGAGGCGTTCCGTTTTCCTAAATCAAATGCGAAATCATGCCTGAAATATCTGAATATGCTTAATATTACAAAAGCAGACTGCCTAATGGTTTTGAAAGAGAGTAATTATGAAAACAATCGCTAACTATTCCGTAAGTATGGAATTATTACGTCGCTATGAACGACGCGCAAAGAAACACTTTGGACAAAACTTTATTATTGATCCTTCTGTTGTTCGCAATATCGCATCACAAAGTGGTGCAGGAGGAACGGTTTTAGAAATTGGACCAGGTTTAGGTGCTCTTACGCAACAGCTTGCGGAAACTTACGATAAAGTTATTGCCTATGAAATTGACCCACATATGGTCGAAATTTTAAATGAAACTCTTGAAGAATATGATAATGTGAATGTTATTCATCAAGACTTTTTAAAAGCGGATTTAAGCATGTATACAGAACCAATTACGGTTTGTGCGAATTTACCATATTACATTACAACTCCAATTCTTTTTAGATTGATGGAGTTGGATATCGTCGCAATGACGATTATGGTTCAAAAAGAGATTGCAGATCGTCTGGGAGCGAGTCCACAAACAAAGGACTACAGTTCGCTATCGATTCAAATGCAATACTATTTTGATGTGAAGACTGTTTTAAAAGTTTCGAAGGAATCGTTTCACCCAAGACCTGGTGTTGAGAGTATTGTTATTAAACTGACACCGAAACACCAAACAATGCCTTATGATGAGAAAACATTTTTTGAATTTGTTAAGAAGTGTTTCCAGTTTAGACGCAAGACATTAGTGAATAATTTGAAGACAATCGATAAAGATGTTGATTATGCGACTGTTTTAGAGTCTTTAGGGCTTGAAACAAACATTCGTGCGGATTATTTAACCTTTGATGATTATATCCGCCTATATGGAGCTTTATATGCGTAAAAAAGCGTATGCAAAGATAACACTCTATTTGCACGCAGAAAAAAGGGTTGATAATATGCTTCATTTCAAGAATATTATCGTCCCTATTGATCTTTTTGATATGGTTTATCTAGAGAAGCATGACACCATGCATATCGAAACAGATAAAACATATTTACCGAATGACAAAAGAAATACAGTTTTTAAAGCACTCATGATCATGAAACGACAATTCAATCTTGAAGATAATTTTAAAGTTCGTATCGTGAAAAACATCCCGGCTCAA
This genomic stretch from Erysipelothrix rhusiopathiae harbors:
- a CDS encoding M20 family metallopeptidase; this translates as MKNSIESAVLKRIDHYKELALDLHAHPEICNEEVYACSLLSSLCTEEGFSVTVGVAGHSTGFDARYTTKKTGPVIVFLAEYDALPGIGHACGHNLFGITSILAATALKSIIDDIGGEIRIYGTPGEEGGTNGSAKASFVRDHYFDDVDAALCVHPGYLHSLTVETLANDPVDVSFFGKPSHAAAAPELGINALEALIQVFNASNALRQHLPQDVMIHGIITDGGVAPNIVPEFAKGRFYLRANTRATLSDVYNRFENIVKGAALSTGCHYEFGLFQNAVDDTVITPSFDKLYLKHLQEYGFDVIERDGSTFGSSDVGNVSYVVPTIQPTISISDTFIAGHSPEFKAAACSTQGLNSIHLGAQLLALTALDLMIDPELLQTIKDEHQERIAKQNDQTPKYK
- a CDS encoding aldehyde dehydrogenase family protein; this encodes MNRLDKQKIYFNSQITKPIAFRKEALDKLEKGLKAYETKIYAAFKQDLSKPEMEVYTTEIAVVYRSIRDAKKNLSQWMKQQKVKTPFVLAGRKSFKLYEPLGNTLIIGPFNYPLQLVLVPLVGAIAAGNTAVIKTSELTPAISSVIHELISDFFIEDYIVVVEGDVSVNQELLKQPFDFIFFTGSTQVGKIVMKYAAENLTPVVLELGGKSPCVVTENANISLSAKRIAWGKFLNNGQTCVAPDYVLVSRKHEEALTQALIKEIRAMYGDDIKNNEDYGRIVNIKHADRLKQILEAHKDDIVFGGRSNGTYIEPTLLSLECDKGKVMESEIFGPILPIIAFDTLEEAYTIIENNPKPLSLYMFTESYEEQEAILNRIQFGGGCINDTILHLVNDALPFGGIGNSGIGTYHGFSSFEVFSNCKSMMKSNSFPLSIMYPPYHQTKFKFIKKIFK
- a CDS encoding QueT transporter family protein, which produces MKTKDLALEALIAAVYIAVTVLLKPISYSFMQVRISEVMLILVLFNRKHAYGLIIGCLLANFVSDAGILDVIFGTLATAITCLLMSITKDDHLALVWPALVNGIIVGAMLGYVLNVPYLPAMGWVFLGEFIATFVPGIFLIKPLKKNTKMQEIFG
- a CDS encoding 3D domain-containing protein, with the translated sequence MKKYLVIIYMVVMVTIISGCAVNADANVDITYPVLNDIAENSDEPYRFKISEKIEDLEEPGVEEREASEVVSGGASWIYAKTQDGVRGTKTTKYKETYNIKDELLSRVEIPEAAVIEPTTPTLYEGGQKAQAGAYYEASRITRYGVDCDGCNMNSAGEGGTAAGVRVSTTAVQQGDGSWLPGITYNGYYIIATSSSIPMCSIVEISNHTVSGKGIEYNVPFRAIVLDRGGAIQGSKIDLFVGTETNMGVTQGSVQNAHVEIISVGNGC
- the rnmV gene encoding ribonuclease M5: MNKLKIQEVIVVEGKHDKEKILKCVDADVIMSSGTHMSAEFLTLCKRMNEDRGIIVFTDPDGPGEMIRRRIIETVGSCKHASLHVLQTKKKQKVGIEHADCDDIVEVLSTCSTFALNNESLTLHEFQSLGLSGASDSALRRDLLSEAFRFPKSNAKSCLKYLNMLNITKADCLMVLKESNYENNR
- the rsmA gene encoding 16S rRNA (adenine(1518)-N(6)/adenine(1519)-N(6))-dimethyltransferase RsmA; amino-acid sequence: MKTIANYSVSMELLRRYERRAKKHFGQNFIIDPSVVRNIASQSGAGGTVLEIGPGLGALTQQLAETYDKVIAYEIDPHMVEILNETLEEYDNVNVIHQDFLKADLSMYTEPITVCANLPYYITTPILFRLMELDIVAMTIMVQKEIADRLGASPQTKDYSSLSIQMQYYFDVKTVLKVSKESFHPRPGVESIVIKLTPKHQTMPYDEKTFFEFVKKCFQFRRKTLVNNLKTIDKDVDYATVLESLGLETNIRADYLTFDDYIRLYGALYA